The Streptomyces sp. HUAS CB01 genome has a segment encoding these proteins:
- a CDS encoding low temperature requirement protein A yields the protein MTSSSSSAPHGHLGFGALRHMHARRRDEAHRTATPLELFFDLCFVVAVGQAGVQLVHAIAANHVAEGVVGYLYVFFGIWWAWMNFTWFASAYDCDDVPYRIATLVQICGVLIYAAGVPAAFTGNDWTITVIGYIVMRIALTAQWLRAAASENRGPARNTALFYAASLVLCQLGWLSLLFAPEDWRRWLFLILVAAELLVPAMAERRHQTAWHPHHISERYGLFTIIVLGETMFATTVAVQSALGHAKDISELAPIAAGGILIIFSAWWIYFAVPAHERLKGNREAIPWGYGHYLIFASAAAIGAGLEVAVEQSVGKAHIPTLTASAAVTVPTAIYLLTVWFLHARHFKETLAQQLVLPVAVPAVLLCTFAGHWAVLATGLVAALTVALGVALASRAPGARRPSGTPPPAAPP from the coding sequence ATGACCTCCTCGAGCTCATCCGCACCCCACGGGCACCTCGGTTTCGGAGCCCTGCGCCACATGCACGCCCGGCGTCGGGACGAGGCGCATCGCACGGCGACCCCGCTGGAGCTCTTCTTCGACCTCTGCTTCGTCGTCGCGGTGGGGCAGGCCGGGGTGCAGCTGGTGCACGCGATCGCGGCGAACCACGTCGCCGAGGGCGTCGTCGGCTATCTGTACGTCTTCTTCGGCATCTGGTGGGCCTGGATGAACTTCACCTGGTTCGCCTCCGCCTACGACTGCGACGACGTGCCGTACCGGATCGCGACACTGGTGCAGATCTGCGGGGTGCTGATCTACGCGGCGGGGGTGCCTGCGGCGTTCACCGGGAACGACTGGACGATCACCGTCATCGGCTACATCGTGATGCGGATCGCGCTGACCGCGCAGTGGCTGCGGGCCGCCGCGTCCGAGAACCGGGGTCCCGCTCGGAACACGGCTCTCTTCTACGCCGCCAGTCTCGTCCTGTGCCAACTCGGCTGGCTCTCCCTGCTCTTCGCGCCCGAGGACTGGAGACGGTGGCTGTTCCTGATCCTCGTCGCGGCAGAGCTGCTGGTGCCCGCCATGGCCGAGCGTCGCCACCAGACCGCCTGGCATCCCCACCACATCTCCGAGCGCTACGGCCTGTTCACGATCATCGTTCTCGGCGAGACCATGTTCGCGACCACAGTGGCGGTCCAGTCGGCCCTCGGCCACGCCAAGGACATCTCCGAGCTGGCTCCCATCGCGGCCGGCGGCATCCTGATCATCTTCTCCGCCTGGTGGATCTACTTCGCCGTGCCCGCCCACGAGCGGCTCAAGGGCAACCGCGAGGCGATTCCCTGGGGTTACGGCCACTACCTGATCTTCGCGTCAGCCGCGGCGATCGGCGCGGGACTGGAGGTCGCGGTCGAGCAGTCCGTCGGCAAGGCGCACATCCCGACACTGACCGCCTCGGCCGCCGTGACCGTGCCCACGGCGATCTACCTGCTGACGGTGTGGTTCCTGCATGCGCGGCACTTCAAGGAGACACTGGCACAGCAACTGGTCCTCCCGGTCGCGGTGCCCGCGGTCCTCCTCTGCACCTTCGCCGGCCACTGGGCCGTGCTCGCCACCGGACTGGTGGCGGCGCTCACGGTCGCGCTGGGAGTCGCCCTGGCGAGCCGCGCCCCCGGGGCGAGGCGGCCTTCCGGCACGCCCCCGCCGGCCGCACCGCCGTGA
- the pfkB gene encoding 1-phosphofructokinase — MILTVTPNPSLDRTYEIPELARGNVLRATGERMDPGGKGVNVSRAVAAAGHRTVAVLPLGGAPGALVAELLAGQGIETAAVPITGVTRSNIALAESDGTLTKINAPGPELTPDESQALLSAVAAQSRTADWIACCGSLPRGLTPSWYAELVARAHESGARVALDTSGPSLTAALSARPDVVKPNAAELAEAVGRPLATVGDAVKAAEELRTLGAGAVLASLGADGQLLVSAAGTFYGAASVAAVRSDVGAGDASLAGFLAAGGDGEDALTAAVAHGAAAVQLPGSVMPTPSDLDPAAVLVTADIPLDRALTQQGSPR, encoded by the coding sequence ATGATTCTCACCGTCACCCCGAACCCCTCGCTGGACCGGACGTACGAGATCCCCGAACTGGCGCGCGGCAACGTGCTGCGGGCCACCGGCGAACGCATGGACCCCGGCGGCAAGGGCGTGAACGTGTCGCGGGCGGTCGCGGCGGCAGGACACCGCACCGTCGCCGTCCTGCCGCTCGGTGGCGCCCCCGGAGCACTCGTCGCGGAACTCCTCGCCGGACAGGGCATCGAGACCGCGGCCGTCCCCATCACCGGAGTGACCCGCTCCAACATCGCGCTCGCCGAATCCGACGGCACCCTGACGAAGATCAACGCCCCCGGGCCCGAACTCACGCCGGACGAGTCGCAGGCGCTGCTCTCGGCCGTCGCCGCGCAGTCCCGCACCGCCGACTGGATCGCCTGCTGCGGCAGTCTGCCGCGCGGCCTGACGCCGTCCTGGTACGCCGAACTCGTCGCCCGTGCGCATGAATCGGGCGCCCGCGTCGCGCTGGACACCTCCGGGCCGTCCCTCACGGCCGCGCTCTCCGCGCGACCCGACGTCGTCAAGCCGAACGCCGCCGAGCTCGCCGAGGCCGTCGGCCGTCCGCTGGCGACCGTCGGCGACGCCGTGAAGGCCGCGGAGGAACTGCGCACGCTCGGCGCGGGCGCGGTGCTGGCCAGCCTCGGGGCCGACGGGCAGTTGCTCGTCTCCGCCGCCGGCACCTTCTACGGAGCCGCCTCCGTCGCCGCCGTACGGAGCGACGTCGGGGCCGGCGACGCGTCCCTGGCCGGGTTCCTGGCCGCGGGCGGCGACGGCGAGGACGCCCTGACGGCGGCCGTCGCCCACGGCGCGGCCGCCGTCCAGCTCCCGGGCAGCGTGATGCCCACGCCCTCCGATCTCGATCCCGCCGCGGTCCTGGTGACCGCGGACATCCCCCTGGACCGCGCACTCACCCAGCAAGGGAGCCCGCGATGA
- a CDS encoding P1 family peptidase, protein MALNDALTDVSGIRVGHAGLTGEGALSGTTVVLAPEGGAVAAVDVRGGGPGTRETDALDPRNLVQRIEAVVLTGGSAYGLDSASGVMAWLEEQGRGVPAGREPGQVVPVVPAACVFDLGRGGDWRARPNASTGRAAVEAAASTEAGAPVEEGSVGAGTGAVVGRIKGGVGTASTVLGDGTTVAALVVANAAGSALDPDTGVLYGRHFFGTTPVAPPPEVHAAALHRLAEASERNGAPPLNTTLAVVATDAELSRAQAHKLAGTAHDGIARAVRPVHLLNDGDTVFALATGTRPLDGHPLALNAVLAAGADVVTRAIVRAVLAAGSVRGPGGEFPSYTELYGNRGGDRTGAGRDIGRAD, encoded by the coding sequence ATGGCACTCAACGACGCATTGACCGATGTGAGCGGCATCCGGGTCGGCCACGCCGGGCTCACCGGAGAGGGTGCGCTCAGCGGCACCACGGTCGTCCTCGCGCCCGAGGGCGGAGCGGTGGCCGCGGTGGATGTACGAGGCGGTGGGCCCGGCACCCGCGAGACCGATGCCCTCGACCCCCGCAATCTCGTCCAGCGCATCGAGGCGGTCGTACTGACCGGAGGCAGCGCCTACGGCCTGGACTCGGCGTCCGGCGTGATGGCGTGGCTGGAGGAACAGGGGCGCGGGGTGCCGGCGGGAAGGGAGCCGGGGCAGGTCGTGCCGGTCGTCCCCGCGGCGTGCGTCTTCGACCTCGGCCGCGGCGGTGACTGGCGGGCGAGGCCGAACGCGTCGACGGGGCGCGCTGCGGTGGAGGCGGCGGCGAGCACGGAGGCCGGTGCGCCGGTCGAGGAGGGCTCGGTGGGGGCGGGCACCGGCGCGGTGGTGGGCCGGATCAAGGGGGGCGTCGGTACCGCGAGCACGGTGCTGGGGGACGGGACGACGGTCGCCGCGCTGGTGGTGGCCAACGCGGCGGGCTCCGCGCTCGACCCTGACACCGGTGTGCTCTACGGGCGCCACTTCTTCGGCACGACACCGGTGGCACCGCCGCCCGAGGTCCATGCGGCGGCCCTGCACCGGCTGGCCGAGGCGTCCGAACGCAATGGGGCGCCCCCGCTGAACACGACCCTCGCCGTCGTCGCCACCGACGCCGAACTCTCCCGCGCCCAGGCGCACAAGCTCGCCGGCACCGCCCACGACGGCATCGCCCGCGCCGTCCGCCCCGTCCATCTCCTCAACGACGGGGACACCGTCTTCGCGCTCGCCACCGGCACCCGTCCGCTCGACGGACATCCGCTCGCCCTCAACGCGGTGCTCGCCGCCGGCGCGGACGTCGTCACCCGGGCGATCGTCCGGGCGGTGCTGGCCGCCGGGAGCGTGCGCGGTCCGGGTGGGGAGTTCCCCTCGTACACCGAGCTGTACGGGAATCGGGGCGGGGATCGTACGGGCGCGGGGCGGGACATCGGGCGCGCGGACTGA
- a CDS encoding S-methyl-5'-thioadenosine phosphorylase encodes MANAESAQRAEIGVIGGSGFYSFLENVTEAEIATPYGSPSDSLFFGEIAGRKVAFLPRHGRSHRLPPHRINYRANLWALRSVGVRQILGPCAVGGLRPEYGPGTLLVPDQLVDRTKSRADTYYDGEPLTNGEVPNVVHVSLADPYCPAGRAAALAAARGRDWEPVDGGTLVVVEGPRFGTRAESRWHAAMGWSVVGMTGHPEAALARELELCYTSMNLVTDLDAGAESGEGVSHEEVLKVFAANVDRLRDVLFDAVAGLPAAEDRDCLCKSALNGLKTGITLP; translated from the coding sequence ATGGCCAACGCAGAGAGCGCACAGCGCGCGGAGATCGGCGTCATCGGCGGCTCGGGCTTCTACTCGTTCCTGGAGAACGTGACCGAGGCCGAGATCGCGACGCCGTACGGCAGCCCGAGTGATTCCCTGTTCTTCGGCGAGATCGCGGGCCGGAAGGTCGCCTTCCTCCCCCGGCACGGACGAAGCCACCGCCTCCCGCCGCACCGCATCAACTACCGCGCCAACCTGTGGGCCCTGCGGTCCGTGGGTGTGCGTCAGATCCTCGGGCCGTGCGCCGTCGGCGGCCTGCGGCCGGAGTACGGCCCCGGCACCCTGCTCGTCCCCGACCAGCTGGTGGACCGCACCAAGTCCCGGGCCGACACCTACTACGACGGGGAGCCGCTGACGAACGGCGAGGTGCCGAACGTCGTCCACGTCTCGCTCGCCGACCCCTACTGCCCGGCCGGACGGGCGGCGGCGCTGGCCGCGGCGCGCGGGCGGGACTGGGAGCCGGTCGACGGCGGAACCCTCGTCGTGGTCGAGGGGCCGCGCTTCGGCACCCGCGCCGAGTCCCGCTGGCACGCGGCGATGGGCTGGTCGGTGGTCGGCATGACCGGGCACCCCGAGGCCGCGCTCGCCCGTGAGCTGGAGCTCTGCTACACGTCCATGAACCTGGTCACGGACCTCGACGCGGGGGCGGAGAGCGGTGAGGGCGTCTCGCACGAGGAAGTTCTGAAGGTCTTCGCCGCGAACGTCGACCGGCTGAGGGACGTCCTGTTCGACGCGGTGGCCGGGCTGCCGGCGGCCGAGGACCGCGACTGCCTCTGCAAGAGCGCCCTGAACGGCTTGAAGACGGGCATAACGCTGCCGTAG
- a CDS encoding potassium/proton antiporter, whose protein sequence is MPEERSGHKREGKDRPLTVHQLNALLLICSLVLLIAVAAVRVSSRSGLPSLLLYLGIGVAIGQDGIFNVKFDNAGLTQVIGYAALVVILAEGGLGTKWKEIKPALPAAAMLSTVGIAVSVGVTAAGAHYLVGLEWRQALIVGAVVSSTDAAAVFSVLRRVPLPSRITGVLEAESGFNDAPVVILVIALSTTEPVEEWYVLIGTILLELAIGAAIGLAVGWLGAYGLRHVALPASGLYPIAVMAIAVTAYAIGALAHGSGFLAVYLAAMVLGNSKLPHWPATRGFADGLGWIAQIGMFVLLGLLVTPHELLHDFWPAVVIGLVLTMAARPLSVVLSLLPFRIPWREKALMSWAGLRGAVPIILATIPLVSGIEGSERIFNIVFVLVVVYTLVQGPTLPWVAKALNLGNGAEAADLGIESAPLERLRGHLLSVAIPEKSRMHGVEVGELRLPAGAAVTLVVRESKSFVPSPTTVLRRGDELLVVATDPVRDAAEARLRAVGQGGKLAGWLGTGG, encoded by the coding sequence TTGCCGGAGGAACGATCCGGCCACAAGCGCGAGGGGAAGGATCGGCCGCTGACTGTCCACCAGCTCAATGCACTCCTGCTCATCTGCTCGCTCGTCCTGCTCATCGCCGTCGCGGCGGTGCGCGTCTCCTCCCGGAGCGGGCTCCCCAGCCTGCTGCTGTATCTGGGCATCGGGGTCGCGATAGGGCAGGACGGCATCTTCAACGTCAAGTTCGACAATGCCGGACTTACGCAGGTGATCGGCTACGCCGCACTCGTGGTGATCCTGGCCGAGGGCGGCCTGGGCACCAAGTGGAAGGAGATCAAACCGGCCCTGCCCGCGGCGGCGATGCTGTCGACCGTCGGCATCGCCGTGAGCGTGGGCGTCACGGCGGCCGGAGCCCACTATCTGGTGGGACTGGAATGGCGGCAGGCCCTCATCGTCGGCGCGGTCGTCTCCTCGACGGACGCCGCCGCGGTCTTCTCCGTGCTGCGGAGGGTTCCCCTCCCCTCCCGCATCACGGGTGTCCTGGAGGCCGAGTCCGGCTTCAACGACGCCCCCGTCGTCATCCTCGTCATCGCGCTCTCCACCACGGAGCCCGTCGAGGAGTGGTACGTCCTCATCGGAACGATCCTGCTGGAGCTGGCGATCGGCGCCGCCATCGGCCTCGCGGTCGGCTGGCTCGGCGCGTACGGGCTGCGCCACGTCGCCCTGCCCGCCTCCGGTCTGTACCCGATCGCCGTCATGGCCATCGCGGTGACGGCGTACGCCATCGGCGCCCTCGCCCACGGCAGCGGCTTCCTGGCCGTGTACCTCGCGGCGATGGTGCTCGGGAACTCCAAGCTCCCCCACTGGCCGGCCACCCGCGGATTCGCCGACGGGCTCGGCTGGATCGCCCAGATCGGCATGTTCGTACTGCTCGGACTGCTCGTCACCCCGCACGAGCTGCTGCACGACTTCTGGCCCGCGGTGGTCATCGGACTGGTGCTGACGATGGCGGCACGGCCGCTGTCGGTCGTCCTCAGCCTGCTGCCCTTCCGCATTCCGTGGCGGGAGAAGGCCCTGATGTCGTGGGCCGGTCTGCGCGGCGCCGTGCCCATCATCCTCGCGACCATCCCGCTGGTGTCCGGGATCGAGGGCAGCGAGCGGATCTTCAACATCGTCTTCGTGCTGGTCGTCGTCTACACCCTGGTCCAGGGCCCGACCCTGCCCTGGGTGGCGAAGGCGCTGAACCTCGGGAACGGCGCGGAGGCCGCGGACCTGGGCATCGAGTCGGCGCCGCTGGAGCGGCTGCGCGGCCATCTGCTGTCGGTCGCGATCCCGGAGAAGTCGCGGATGCACGGCGTGGAGGTCGGCGAACTGCGGCTGCCCGCCGGCGCCGCCGTCACGCTCGTCGTCCGCGAGAGCAAGAGCTTCGTCCCGAGCCCGACGACGGTGCTGCGGCGCGGTGACGAACTGCTGGTGGTGGCGACCGACCCGGTACGGGACGCGGCCGAGGCGCGCCTGCGGGCCGTGGGCCAGGGCGGAAAGCTGGCCGGCTGGTTGGGGACGGGCGGCTAG
- a CDS encoding FmdB family zinc ribbon protein, whose protein sequence is MPTYQYQCTECGEGLEAVQKFTDDALTECPACQGRLKKVFSAVGIVFKGSGFYRNDSRGSSSSSTPSSASAKSSASSSSSSSDSKASASSTSSSGSSTSSGSSGSTTAA, encoded by the coding sequence GTGCCGACGTACCAGTACCAGTGCACCGAGTGCGGCGAGGGCCTCGAGGCGGTGCAGAAGTTCACCGACGACGCCCTGACCGAGTGCCCCGCCTGCCAGGGACGCCTGAAGAAGGTGTTCTCGGCCGTCGGCATCGTCTTCAAGGGCTCCGGCTTCTACCGCAACGACAGCCGCGGCTCCTCGTCGAGCAGCACGCCGTCGTCCGCGTCGGCGAAGTCCTCGGCGTCCTCCTCTTCCTCGTCGTCGGACTCCAAGGCGTCCGCGAGCTCCACCAGCTCGTCGGGCTCGTCGACCTCGTCCGGTTCGTCCGGCAGCACGACGGCCGCCTGA
- a CDS encoding PTS fructose transporter subunit IIABC yields the protein MSDMINADLVDLDLAAATKEEAARSLARRMVALGRVTDLDGFLADVAAREAQMPTGLDGGIGIPHCRSAHVTEPTLAFGRAPGGIDFGAPDGPADLVFLIAAPSGADDAHLTILSSLARRLMDTGFTTALRGTASAATAAALVRGDVDPSAVGTAAGTDATADTGVSAGAPTEAATGPAETVTEGQGQPPGGEPASTEAAAAPVGAGAAVSPEREHAGPVEHEPVAPVSAETEDAATASAATATGSAGAAVTEPAQTDARRSGTVEARAEKDGAAQARAEKSGAVEAGAGPGGGGPSGPPFRIVAVTSCPTGIAHTYMAAEAIERAGQEAGVEVTVETQGSAGFARLDPDVVAAADAVIFAHDVPVRDKERFDGKPVVDVGVKAGISRAPALIAEAQDKAARGEVATAAGPTPVEEAGEPGEGYGTKLRKWLMSGVSYMIPFVAAGGLLIAVGFAIGGYEIAGAKSVADAFVWGDQSSWAALLFQIGGLAFSFLIPVLAGYIAYGMADRPGLVPGFVGGAIAITIKAGFLGGLVAGLLAGAVVLAIQKVRVPAVLRGIMPVVVIPLISSAIVGFLMFLVIGKPLASLQQALTDWLNGLSGANAVILGAVLGLMMCFDLGGPLNKVAYTFAVGGLASPTEGSLKVMAAVMAAGMVPPLAMALATTVRGRLFTKAERENGKAAWVLGASFITEGAIPFAAADPLRVIPSVMVGGAVTGALSMAFECTLRAPHGGIFVVPLIGNAFLYLLAILVGTVISAALVILLKGLRKPSEASVPATASPDKPKVVAAV from the coding sequence ATGAGCGACATGATCAACGCGGACCTGGTCGACCTCGACCTGGCCGCCGCTACGAAGGAAGAGGCGGCCCGCTCGCTCGCCCGGCGCATGGTCGCGCTGGGGCGCGTCACCGACCTCGACGGCTTCCTGGCCGATGTGGCCGCGCGCGAGGCCCAGATGCCCACGGGGCTCGACGGCGGCATCGGCATTCCGCACTGCCGCAGCGCGCACGTCACCGAGCCCACCCTGGCGTTCGGACGGGCTCCCGGCGGCATCGACTTCGGTGCGCCGGACGGACCCGCGGACCTCGTCTTCCTCATAGCCGCCCCGTCCGGAGCCGACGACGCGCATCTGACGATCCTCTCGAGCCTCGCCCGGCGGCTGATGGACACCGGGTTCACCACCGCCCTCCGCGGGACCGCCTCGGCGGCGACCGCTGCGGCACTGGTGCGCGGGGACGTCGACCCGTCGGCGGTCGGGACGGCCGCGGGCACGGACGCGACGGCGGACACGGGCGTGTCTGCGGGGGCTCCGACCGAGGCCGCGACGGGGCCCGCGGAGACGGTGACCGAGGGGCAGGGACAGCCACCGGGCGGCGAACCTGCGTCGACCGAGGCCGCGGCGGCTCCCGTCGGCGCGGGGGCGGCGGTGTCGCCGGAGCGCGAGCACGCCGGGCCCGTCGAGCACGAGCCCGTCGCGCCTGTGTCTGCCGAGACCGAAGATGCCGCGACCGCGTCGGCCGCGACCGCGACCGGAAGTGCCGGTGCGGCGGTGACCGAGCCCGCGCAGACCGACGCGAGGAGGAGCGGGACCGTGGAGGCCAGGGCTGAGAAGGACGGCGCAGCGCAGGCCAGGGCCGAGAAGAGCGGGGCCGTGGAGGCCGGGGCCGGGCCGGGTGGGGGAGGGCCCTCGGGCCCGCCCTTCCGGATCGTCGCCGTCACCTCCTGTCCCACCGGTATCGCGCACACCTACATGGCGGCCGAGGCGATCGAGCGGGCCGGGCAGGAGGCGGGGGTCGAGGTCACCGTCGAGACCCAGGGCTCCGCCGGGTTCGCCCGGCTGGACCCCGACGTCGTCGCCGCGGCCGACGCCGTGATCTTCGCGCACGACGTCCCCGTACGGGACAAGGAGCGCTTCGACGGCAAGCCCGTCGTGGACGTCGGCGTCAAGGCCGGGATCAGCCGGGCCCCCGCGCTCATCGCCGAGGCGCAGGACAAGGCCGCCCGCGGCGAGGTGGCGACCGCTGCCGGGCCGACCCCCGTCGAGGAAGCGGGCGAGCCCGGTGAGGGCTACGGAACCAAGCTCCGCAAGTGGCTCATGTCCGGCGTCAGTTACATGATCCCGTTCGTCGCCGCCGGCGGTCTGCTGATCGCGGTCGGCTTCGCCATCGGCGGTTACGAGATCGCCGGCGCCAAGTCCGTCGCCGACGCGTTCGTCTGGGGCGACCAGTCCAGCTGGGCCGCGCTGCTCTTCCAGATCGGCGGGCTGGCGTTCAGCTTCCTGATCCCCGTCCTCGCCGGTTACATCGCCTACGGCATGGCCGACCGCCCCGGGCTCGTCCCGGGCTTCGTCGGCGGCGCGATCGCCATCACCATCAAGGCGGGATTCCTCGGCGGCCTGGTCGCCGGACTCCTCGCCGGTGCCGTGGTGCTCGCGATCCAGAAGGTCAGGGTGCCCGCCGTGCTGCGCGGCATCATGCCCGTCGTCGTGATCCCGCTGATCTCCTCGGCGATCGTCGGCTTCCTGATGTTCCTGGTGATCGGGAAGCCGCTCGCCTCGCTCCAGCAGGCCCTCACCGACTGGCTGAACGGTCTCAGCGGTGCGAACGCCGTCATCCTCGGCGCGGTCCTCGGCCTGATGATGTGCTTCGACCTGGGTGGCCCGCTCAACAAGGTCGCGTACACCTTCGCGGTCGGCGGCCTCGCCAGCCCGACCGAGGGCTCGTTGAAGGTCATGGCGGCCGTGATGGCGGCCGGAATGGTCCCCCCGCTCGCGATGGCCCTGGCCACGACCGTCCGCGGCAGGCTGTTCACCAAGGCCGAGCGGGAGAACGGCAAGGCGGCCTGGGTGCTGGGTGCTTCGTTCATCACGGAGGGCGCGATCCCGTTCGCCGCGGCCGATCCGCTGCGCGTGATCCCGTCGGTGATGGTGGGCGGCGCTGTCACCGGCGCCCTGTCGATGGCCTTCGAGTGCACGCTGCGGGCACCGCACGGCGGCATCTTCGTCGTACCGCTGATCGGCAACGCGTTCCTCTACCTGCTCGCCATCCTGGTGGGCACGGTCATCAGCGCGGCTCTGGTCATCCTTCTGAAGGGCCTGCGAAAGCCCTCCGAAGCGTCGGTGCCGGCGACGGCCTCGCCCGACAAGCCCAAGGTCGTCGCAGCGGTCTGA
- a CDS encoding DUF6227 family protein: MNDPYETTETHLERLLGRALNSFDLPDSVVERLDSALAHDSSLHSSHHSAALHRSTYRHAYLLADGSSLTLWELVHNSGRDGARRHELYADEAEARLAASRLRPARGGRPDGADGTGSADDGRTDELAAIFGAASEGAAPNSPHTVPGDELEADLELLGRLLATPPIPPARTYVPDDSADHARRLLRRAENPDRPGEATAGRLRAAFAHHIGQAFGRQCPADVRDAAFTLYEHAFLLLDGTELSLWEVEHTATPDGRHMCEVYEDERAAREAMELRARVR, encoded by the coding sequence TTGAACGATCCGTACGAGACAACCGAGACGCACCTCGAGCGACTCCTGGGTCGGGCTCTCAATTCCTTCGACCTTCCCGACAGCGTGGTGGAGCGGCTCGACTCGGCGCTGGCCCATGACAGTTCGCTGCACTCCTCCCACCACAGCGCGGCCCTGCACCGTTCGACCTACCGGCACGCGTATCTGCTGGCCGACGGCTCCTCGCTCACCCTGTGGGAGCTGGTGCACAACTCCGGCCGTGACGGCGCCCGGCGGCACGAGCTGTACGCGGACGAGGCGGAGGCCCGGCTCGCGGCGTCCCGACTCCGTCCGGCGCGCGGCGGGCGACCCGACGGCGCGGACGGCACGGGCAGTGCGGACGACGGGCGGACCGACGAACTCGCGGCGATATTCGGCGCGGCGTCCGAGGGCGCCGCGCCGAACAGCCCGCACACGGTGCCGGGCGACGAGCTCGAAGCCGATCTGGAGCTGTTGGGCCGGCTGCTGGCGACCCCGCCGATTCCGCCCGCGCGTACGTACGTCCCCGACGACTCGGCTGACCATGCCCGGCGACTGCTGCGCCGCGCCGAGAACCCGGACCGGCCGGGCGAGGCGACGGCCGGGCGGCTGCGGGCCGCGTTCGCGCACCACATCGGCCAGGCGTTCGGCAGGCAGTGCCCGGCCGATGTGCGGGACGCCGCCTTCACGCTGTACGAGCACGCATTCCTGCTCCTCGACGGCACCGAGTTGAGTCTGTGGGAGGTGGAGCACACGGCCACACCCGACGGCCGCCACATGTGCGAGGTGTACGAGGACGAGCGCGCCGCCCGCGAGGCCATGGAGCTTCGCGCCCGGGTGCGCTGA
- a CDS encoding MFS transporter → MLTIGIVLLVQHTTGSYGSAGAVAAVTGVSMALFAPQSGKLADRFGQRAVLVPGVLVHTAAVGALTALALAGAPLWALFAAAVPTGASVPQVGPMVRARWAARLGGSRLMPTAAAFESVTDEFTFVVGPVLATALCTGVHPAAGLIAEAVLTLVGGLLFAAQRRTQPPFGRAGTGEQATRTSALSVPGVRVLAVAFLGIGSVFGGMQVSLTAFTEEIGQPGMNGLLYGLFAAGNMLAGIAVGAVAWKSGPRRRMVAGYAGLALAASLLWTAESAVLLGGLGLVVGVCIAPALISGFTLVETLVPASARTEAFTWLTGSVALGQAAAVTVAGRLADAHGSTAGFLVPLVGTVLALATLLSLRSRLAPRPHSRTVARGVGHRVPVTVD, encoded by the coding sequence ATGCTGACGATCGGCATCGTCCTCCTCGTGCAGCACACCACCGGTTCGTACGGAAGCGCCGGCGCCGTCGCCGCCGTCACCGGCGTCTCCATGGCCCTCTTCGCCCCGCAGAGCGGCAAGCTCGCCGACCGCTTCGGCCAGCGGGCCGTGCTGGTCCCGGGCGTGCTGGTGCACACCGCGGCCGTCGGCGCGCTGACCGCGCTCGCGCTCGCCGGCGCTCCCCTGTGGGCACTCTTCGCCGCCGCGGTGCCGACCGGAGCCTCCGTGCCGCAGGTCGGCCCGATGGTGCGGGCCCGCTGGGCGGCGAGGCTCGGCGGGTCCCGGCTGATGCCGACGGCGGCGGCGTTCGAGTCGGTCACCGACGAGTTCACCTTCGTCGTCGGGCCGGTGCTGGCCACCGCCCTGTGCACCGGCGTCCACCCGGCCGCCGGGCTGATCGCCGAGGCCGTGCTGACGCTGGTCGGCGGTCTGCTGTTCGCCGCCCAGCGCCGTACGCAGCCGCCCTTCGGCCGCGCCGGGACCGGCGAGCAGGCCACCCGCACATCAGCTCTGTCCGTGCCCGGCGTCCGGGTCCTCGCGGTCGCCTTCCTCGGCATCGGTTCGGTCTTCGGCGGCATGCAGGTCTCGCTCACCGCGTTCACCGAGGAGATCGGGCAGCCCGGTATGAACGGTCTGCTTTACGGACTCTTCGCCGCCGGCAACATGCTCGCGGGCATCGCCGTCGGAGCCGTCGCCTGGAAGTCCGGGCCGCGGCGCCGCATGGTGGCCGGGTACGCGGGTCTGGCGCTCGCCGCCTCGCTCCTCTGGACGGCGGAGTCCGCCGTACTGCTCGGCGGGCTGGGACTGGTCGTCGGCGTGTGTATCGCACCCGCGCTGATCAGCGGTTTCACGCTCGTCGAGACGCTGGTCCCGGCGTCGGCCCGGACGGAGGCCTTCACCTGGCTGACCGGATCCGTGGCGCTCGGCCAGGCGGCCGCGGTGACGGTCGCCGGCCGGCTCGCCGACGCCCACGGCTCGACCGCCGGATTCCTGGTGCCGCTGGTGGGCACCGTACTCGCCCTGGCCACCCTGCTGTCGCTGCGATCGCGCCTCGCACCGCGCCCGCACAGCCGTACGGTCGCACGTGGTGTCGGTCACCGAGTGCCCGTGACGGTGGACTGA